From one Fibrobacter sp. genomic stretch:
- the mutT gene encoding 8-oxo-dGTP diphosphatase MutT has protein sequence MKHIEVVAGIIKDGDEIFATQRGYGDFKDGWEFPGGKMEPGETPQQALARELKEELAIDVSVGEFLCTVGYDYPTFHLTMHCFFCTIVGGKAPELLEHEAAKWLNMSELHSVNWLPADVEVVAALERNL, from the coding sequence ATGAAACATATTGAAGTAGTAGCTGGCATTATCAAAGACGGTGACGAAATTTTCGCAACTCAGCGTGGTTATGGAGATTTTAAAGACGGTTGGGAATTTCCAGGTGGTAAGATGGAACCTGGAGAAACCCCGCAGCAGGCATTGGCGCGCGAACTGAAAGAAGAGCTCGCCATTGATGTCTCTGTAGGCGAATTCCTTTGTACGGTCGGTTATGATTATCCGACATTTCACCTAACAATGCACTGCTTTTTCTGTACAATTGTAGGCGGCAAAGCTCCCGAACTTTTAGAACACGAAGCCGCCAAGTGGCTGAACATGTCGGAACTACATTCTGTCAACTGGTTGCCCGCCGATGTGGAAGTTGTCGCCGCATTAGAAAGGAATCTGTAA